In Candidatus Binataceae bacterium, the DNA window GGCCTGGAAGTACTGCTGGTTAACGCGCGCGACGTGCACAATGTACCCGGGCGCAAGAGCGACGTCCGAGACTGCGAGTGGCTGCGCGAACTGCACAGCGTGGGGCTGTTGCGGGCCAGTTTCCGTCCCGCCGCCGCGATCGTGCCGCTGCGCTCGTTCCTGCGCCAGCGTGAGACGTTGGTCGAGGAAGCCTCCACCCGCATCCAGCGCATGCAGAAGGCCCTGACCCAGATGAATGTCATGCTCCACGTGGTGGTGACCGACATCACCGGCCAGACCGGGCTTAGGATCGTGCGTAGCATACTGGCCGGAGAACGCGACCCGGAGCGGCTCGCCGCCCATCGCGACTATCGCTGCCACGCCTCGCACGCCGAGATCGTGGCCGCGTTGACCGGTAACTATCGCGCCGAGCACCTGTTCGCGCTCAGGCAGAACTTCGCCGCCTACGAGTTCCTGCTCAAGCAGATCGCCGAATGCGATGGCGAAATCGAGGCGCTGCTGACCACCCTGGCCGACCAGCAGCCTCCACCTTCGGCCGGCTTGCCTGATGCGCGCGGCACGCGGGTTTCCAAAAACACGCCCGGCTTCGATATCCGCGGCCCGCTGCATCGGTTAACCGGCGGCATCGACCTGAGCCAAATCGACTCCATTGGTCCGCACGCGGCATTGCAACTGGTCGCCGAAATCGGCACCGATATGCGCCGCTGGCCAACCGAAAAGCACTTTACCTCGTGGCTGGCGCTCGCACCCAACAACAAGGTCTCCGGCGGACGCCTGCTCGGCTCCCGGACCCCACCTTCCGCCAATCGCGCCGCGGTCATGCTACGGCGCTGTGCGATGAGTCTGGGCAGAACTTCCACCGCGCTCGGCGCCTTCTACCGCCGTCTTGCACTGCGGGTCGGCAAGGCCAAAGCGATTACCGCCACTGCACGCAAACTCGCTGTACTGGTCTACCGGGTACTCGCCGGCCAACTTCTTTACCACGACTCCGGCGCCGTGGCTTATCATCAGCTCAATCGCGCCCGCGAACTCAAGTCGCTCCGCAAGCGTGCCAAGCTGCTCGGCGTCGACCTGCTTGATCGTTCTACTGGTGAACTACTCGTGAATCCTGTTTTTTGAGAGCAGCTGGTTACCGAGAGTTGATGGTTCGATTGCGGCCATAACGCAAACTTGCGCGGGGCGCAATCTTTCAATTTATCAGGCGGGGCGTCCAGGAACGATCGGTTGGAGGGGCCGGATTATTTCCGGGCCCCTCTCATGTAACCGTAGGTCGCCTGAGGTCGCGACGGACTACTGGTTTGGATGGTTATGCTGCCAGTGGTTTTCCTTCTTCATGTATTGATAGGGATGAGACTTCCATTCTTGACGCGCGACCGGGTGGTTCTGCATGTAGTCCTGCAACCCGGGATGATTCTT includes these proteins:
- a CDS encoding IS110 family transposase, which encodes MKHNSRRERADKRKRVTPSLLERIQPDAAGIDCGQNSHFVAVPPGHDPQPVREFRTFTGELQRLADWLVECGVKTVAMESTGVYWIPLYEILEQRGLEVLLVNARDVHNVPGRKSDVRDCEWLRELHSVGLLRASFRPAAAIVPLRSFLRQRETLVEEASTRIQRMQKALTQMNVMLHVVVTDITGQTGLRIVRSILAGERDPERLAAHRDYRCHASHAEIVAALTGNYRAEHLFALRQNFAAYEFLLKQIAECDGEIEALLTTLADQQPPPSAGLPDARGTRVSKNTPGFDIRGPLHRLTGGIDLSQIDSIGPHAALQLVAEIGTDMRRWPTEKHFTSWLALAPNNKVSGGRLLGSRTPPSANRAAVMLRRCAMSLGRTSTALGAFYRRLALRVGKAKAITATARKLAVLVYRVLAGQLLYHDSGAVAYHQLNRARELKSLRKRAKLLGVDLLDRSTGELLVNPVF